From the genome of Candidatus Binatia bacterium:
CCGCAAGCAGGCCCTTCCGGGCTACGTGCCGTCCGAAGAGGACGGCGCGTCCGACCGCGGCGGCGACAGCCGCCGGGGCGGCGGCGGCGGGCGAGGCGGCGACCGCGGTCCTCGCGGGCGGCGGCCGGAGCCGTCGCGGCGTTGACGCGGTACCCGAACCGATTCGAAAGCAGGCGGCGGACGGAGGCTTCGGCCTCCGTCGCCGTTTACAGCAAGCGCGCCCCCCGAAGCGGGCGCTCGAGGAGCGGAACGCCATGAGCGACACGGGACGCTTCCATCGAACGCTCTTACCCTCCGGCCTCACCGTGATCGGCGAGGAGATGGACTCCGTCCGCTCGCTCGCCATCGGCGTCTGGATGAAGGTGGGTGCCCGCCACGAGGACGCCGCGACGAGCGGCATGTCCCACTTCCTGGAGCACATGGTCTTCAAGGGCTCGCGAACCCGCGACGCCTACCAGATCGCGCTCTCCCTCGAATCGGTGGGGGGCCACCTCGACGCGTTCACGGGACGCGAGTCGACCTGCTTCTACGCGCGGGCGCTCGAGGACCACCTGGACCTCGCCGTGGACGTGCTCGCCGACCTCTCCCTCTCCCCGCGCCTCGACCCGGCCGACGTCGCCAAGGAAAAGCAGGTCGTGGCCGAGGAGATCCACAACTACGACGACACCCCCGACGACTGCGTGCACGACCTCTTCGCGGACGTCGTCTGGAACGGGCATCCCCTGGGGAACCGGATCCTCGGGAGCGAGGCCTCGGTGACCGCGTTCACCCCCGAGGAGGTGGCCGCCTACCACGGCCGCCACTACACGGCGGGGAACATGATCGTGGCGATCGCGGGGCGCTTCGACTGGCCGCGCGTCGTGGACCTGGTGGAGCGGCATTTCGCCCCGGCCCCGGCGGGCGCGCCCCCGGCGCCGCCGCGCGCGGCGAACGGCGCGGGGCGCGAGGTCGTGCATCACGTCCGCGACCTGGCGCAGCAGTACCTGTGCATCGGCGCCCCGGGACTGCGCCAGGAAGATCCCGACCGCTACGCGCTCGTCCTGCTCTCGACGGTGCTGGGGGGCGGCATGTCGTCGCGGCTCTTCCAGCGCGTGCGGGAGCAGGAGGGGCTCGCCTACTCCGTCTACACCTACTCCGATTCCTACGAGGACGCCGGGATCTTCTGCGCCGCGATGAGCGTGCACCCCTCGCAGGGGCGGAAAGCGGTGCGCGTCACGCTCGAGGAATTCGACCGGATCATCGAGTCCGGGATCACCCCCGAGGAGCTCGCGTCGGCCAAGGAGCAGCTCAAGGGGAGCCTCCTCCTCGGTCTGGAGAGCACCTCGAACCGGATGCACCGGATCGCGCGCTCCATCCTGTACAGCGGGCGCTTCCTCCCGGTCGACGAGCTGGTGCGCACCATCGACCGGATCACCGCGGAGGAGGTGCGCGAGATGGCCGTGCGCGTGCTGGACCGCGACCGGCTCTCCCTGGTCGCCCTGGGCGCGGATCAGAACGGAGCGTTCTCCGAAGCGGACCTGAACCACCGGGAGGTCGCATGACGGCCGAAGCGCGGGAATCCCAAGCGATGGAGCGGAGCGGAGCGGCGGCGGGCGAGATCGGCGTGCGCGTCACGCTGCTCCCACACGCCGCGGGCGCGCCCGCCTACGAAACCGAGCACGCCGCGGGGATGGACCTGCGCGCCGCGATCGAGGGGGAGCTGACCCTCGCCCCCGGCCGCGTGGCGCCGGTCCCGACCGGCATCCGGATCGAGATCCCACCCGGCTACGAGGGGCAGGTGCGGGGCCGGAGCGGCCTGGCGCTGCGGCACGCCGTGGGGGTGCCCAACGCCCCCGGCACCATCGACGCCGACTACCGCGGCGAGGTGACGGTCCTCCTCGTGAACTGGGGCACGGAGCCGTACGTGGTGCGCCGGGGCGACCGGGTCGCGCAGCTGGTCCTGGCACCGGTCGCGCGGGCCCGCCTGGAAATCGCGGAATCGCTCACGGAGACGGCGCGGGGCGCGGGCGGCTTCGGCCACACCGGCCGTTGAGGCGCGCCGAGCCCGGGCGGGAACGGGCCCCGGGAACCGCGG
Proteins encoded in this window:
- the dut gene encoding dUTP diphosphatase is translated as MERSGAAAGEIGVRVTLLPHAAGAPAYETEHAAGMDLRAAIEGELTLAPGRVAPVPTGIRIEIPPGYEGQVRGRSGLALRHAVGVPNAPGTIDADYRGEVTVLLVNWGTEPYVVRRGDRVAQLVLAPVARARLEIAESLTETARGAGGFGHTGR
- a CDS encoding pitrilysin family protein, which produces MSDTGRFHRTLLPSGLTVIGEEMDSVRSLAIGVWMKVGARHEDAATSGMSHFLEHMVFKGSRTRDAYQIALSLESVGGHLDAFTGRESTCFYARALEDHLDLAVDVLADLSLSPRLDPADVAKEKQVVAEEIHNYDDTPDDCVHDLFADVVWNGHPLGNRILGSEASVTAFTPEEVAAYHGRHYTAGNMIVAIAGRFDWPRVVDLVERHFAPAPAGAPPAPPRAANGAGREVVHHVRDLAQQYLCIGAPGLRQEDPDRYALVLLSTVLGGGMSSRLFQRVREQEGLAYSVYTYSDSYEDAGIFCAAMSVHPSQGRKAVRVTLEEFDRIIESGITPEELASAKEQLKGSLLLGLESTSNRMHRIARSILYSGRFLPVDELVRTIDRITAEEVREMAVRVLDRDRLSLVALGADQNGAFSEADLNHREVA